aaactacagccatgagccttttagcttagcttaagCTACAGTTCTTAAGACAAGTGAGAAACGGGgagaagcagctagcctggctctgtccgaagataacaaaatccgcctaccagctgactaattaacatgttatgtctcatttgtttaatccgtacaaaaaccgaagcacaaaaacaacaagtggTGGTTTTGTCAGTGCCCGGCCAAGAGATAGTCCCACACATAACCCGcctgaaaaaaaatggaaatttgatgtttttacacttctgtttttgtacggattaaacaaaccagatgaagctttgagctttagaggtgctggtagacagattttgttacttttggacagagccaagctaacGCGCTAAGCTAACCTAACAAGCTGTTGGTTTTAGCCTTATAGAGATTCTCCCGCTTCTGGCAGACTAAAAAAAATGAGCACCAAAACAATATGAAATgtgtgaatatataaatatacacttaagtttgtaataaataaataaaaatctgcaaatattgcactttttactccactacatgtatctgataactttagttactagttactttgcggactcagattaataatacaaaataaaattaacaaataaatgatgatagGCTGTTATAGgctaagataagataaaactttagTGATACACGGGGGGATATTCAAAAGCTACCCAGCTGcatattaagttattattaaaaTTTGCCCCACCTTCACCAaccaacattaaagtgatgtacacattagtgcatcaataatcataatacaataatataatatacattattctgcatATCGAGTACTTTTGGTACTGAGTACCAAATACATATACTGAGTATATTTTGATACTAATACttttctgaatgcaggacttttacttgtacttgtaacagagtatttctacattatggtattgctacttttacttatttaaCAGATCTGATTACTTTTTTCATATATGGCTGACCTACTGTATataccacacacacaggacacattCCATACTCACATCTTCTCAGCTGAAGGGCCATCACAGCCTGGTCTCTGTTACAATTACTAATGACTAGACCTCTGTCAACAAAGATCATCGGCAATTCAATGAGCAATCATATTTTTCtctacattttttctttatgtttaattaacagCATTTACTTTGCAGTAGCTGGGCCTGCAATAGTAATTACAGTAAACCTGAAACTGAGCATTTCATTGGGACGTATGAAAGGTTCAATCtaaatgtgtttcagtcagGCTGAAAAGCCCCTTTGACACTGATTTCAGATCTTGATCAAAGGCCACATGCTCAGAGTGAAGTGGTCAGAGCCAGATGAATGGACTCAGCTATATAGTCTAAGTTACGTCCGTTGATTGCACTCATGTTTAGACAGCCACTGGGGAGCAGGTACATGTGTCTCCTCTTTGACAGAAATTCTACCTGCTGACCTAAAAtagacaacaaaagaaaaaagaatatcaTCAGAATGAAAACTGATTAAGGTTAAGGCCTGTAATTGTACCAGCATAAAGTaagacaaatactgtatatcttatAACTATGTATAAACTGCAATAATTACGTTATTTTCAAACAGAGCCAAGATGTCAGGCCTTGACTCAGTTCGAAGTGATAAGTCTAtgacaatgtactgtaaatggcAGTTATCCATGTCAAAGGATTATACAGAGGAGCACAGAAAAGCATTATGAATATCAgacattgttttgtcttgtctcaGTGAATCATTTGCTGCACTAGATTATTAGACAAATAGCTCTACAAAATTCCAACATGGCAGAAACTGTGCTGTCTGCTACTCACCATTCAAGCCTACACAACAGTAGAGTCCACCTTGTTGAGTCAGGTGGCCCCAACAACCAGGAGTTCCCAAAAGCCTCAGCCTGTCTCTCAAAATGTCTCTGATCAGCATACATCTCTCCACAATGCGCTTTACTTCTCCCTGCCTGGGAAACACAGTGGACAACATTTGGGAAATAACATCTAAAgtatacaattcaacatatgCCAAACATGAAAGATCCAGTGAGCAAAAGGTGCATTTTGTAAATGAAGGATTTTGTCACTAGTACCATTAAATTCTTAGGACACTGCCAGTTCAACTTTTTGAAGCATTGCATGCTTGTCCATCACTATAGACATCTACTGATACAGTAGCAATGAATGTGGCCATCCAAGCCACATTCTTTAAATACCAGATCATTCATTCAAGCTGAGCACGACTCACCATTCAACAAGATGGGCTGGGTTACTGAGCACTGTGGCAACAACATGTGCTCCTCCTACAGATGGCTGGGCCCACAGAGATCTGACTATTTTCTCAGCTTGAGACTGCACAGATAACAGGAGGGAGTTCTGCTTTAAGACACACAGGAGGTGTCCGACAGCCTCGCCTGGTGAAGggaagaatcagaatcagaaatactttattttatttattatttatactttagaagaagaagatgattcTGATGTAAAGAAACACTATGTTCCAGCAATAGTAAATGTTATGTCATACTCACTTTCTCGTGCATTTCTGGTATTGAAAATTAAGTTGAAAAGGGTCACtttttaattagaaaataaaatgcccCACTCAGTTCTGGGTCATACAGAGAAAGCAACAAGCTGAGCTGCCTCACAATGAGTTACGTGACGCTAAAACAAAGCTCTCGACATAGTAAAATTGGAAGGCAACAGAAAAAGTGACTGTGACTCAGTACATACTATGAGCGTGACAATGGGTAAGACATGAATACATAGTTGCTCTTGTCTGTTGTATGTGGGGCTAACACTAGTTCAAACTGACttgctgtattttcttttaatagCAGAGCAGCTCTgggctgtactttgtgttgatTTAACATCACAGATTACAGTTTTAATTTGAAGTATGGGCTCATTTTGACATGTGGAGTCCCTTTGGCCATAGGAGTGACACACATAAATCCTTGAAATTCataatatttttaacatcaGTTTCTCACCATATAGTCCAAAGCAGTGGGAGAACGACTGAGCACAGAGGAACTCCATCCCCTGCGATGCACAGTACTGTACAGGCCAGGCATCTCGCTCTAAATCTCCATAGCAGAGCGCCTGAGCAGGCAGCAAGAGGAAAGGGAAAAGCCTACGCCTCTGTTGAAACAGTGCCGAGCAAATGATGATCTAAGTAGGAGTGAAGACCTACTTGTCTGATGAAAAATAATGTTAGCCTCTGTTAAAGAGCAGAAATGTACACCAGTTACCATGATGAGTTGTGTAATCACAGCCCATTGATTCTGAGTGAGGTCTGCTCCAGTTGGGTAGTGGGCAGaagctgacaaaacaacaacGCTTTGCTCCGGCGCCCTCTCCAGATCTTCCAGAAGCTTCTCCAAACAAACACCCCGCTGCTTGTCATCCCAGTAATAATACTCACAAATATCTTGGATCCCTGCTGCTTGGAAGATACCAGCCAATGAGTCTGCAGGGAGGATCAAGGCAAAACATTACACACCTAAAGCAGTACAAACCTGTCCAGATCAATGCTGCTTTAAACCCTAGGATGTAATTACAGTATGGAGCCACCACTGTGAGTGAAgactatttttttaatgttatgatgaatttttttttgttaaactttACTAAACTGTACTTTTTTAAATCTAGAAATGCATATAACACATTTTGCTGTCCTTACATCTGTGCAGTACTTTTAAATGTGTCTATGTGCAAGACACATCGaaatgaaatactgtactttgtCTATTCAGAGGTTTCCTCTATCTCCAAATATCCATTAAATCATCTACATCTGCAGAAATGaagtgaatatactgtatccGAAAGGTGTAAACTTCTGTCAATGAATGTCTGACATGTTTGCCAAGGTCTTCTTCGTACACTCAACTTCTTTCCCTCTGATACATCATAAATCTTACTGTGTACTTGTGTTGCTATGGAGTATGGATACAACTGCTGTCTATTGTTAGCCAATCATTTATCCATGTGTTATTTGTGGTGTGCTTATGAGTCATCCTCTAGTCTTGTTGATAATATGATGTACAGATAAACAGGTAGTGCAATCACCACTTTggggtgactgtggcttaggaggaagagcgggtcgtccactgatcacagggttggcagtTTGATCCCCAGCTGCTCTTATCCACATTGCGAAGTgttcttgggcaagaca
This sequence is a window from Siniperca chuatsi isolate FFG_IHB_CAS linkage group LG5, ASM2008510v1, whole genome shotgun sequence. Protein-coding genes within it:
- the got1l1 gene encoding putative aspartate aminotransferase, cytoplasmic 2; translated protein: MSRPSSSLDEKEVNQNGDLGGHLSVFTNTHTAAVSPETRLLSAFKKDTQARKVYLAGREYYSEEGKTFELRLPGKIKQQLSADPTLRPEYPPALGLKEFIRQATKVALGKSSRAIAENRVLGVQTPGFTAAVRLGAELLRHWYDVCADWCGPVYLSSPCDDSLAGIFQAAGIQDICEYYYWDDKQRGVCLEKLLEDLERAPEQSVVVLSASAHYPTGADLTQNQWAVITQLIMRRRLFPFLLLPAQALCYGDLERDAWPVQYCASQGMEFLCAQSFSHCFGLYGEAVGHLLCVLKQNSLLLSVQSQAEKIVRSLWAQPSVGGAHVVATVLSNPAHLVEWQGEVKRIVERCMLIRDILRDRLRLLGTPGCWGHLTQQGGLYCCVGLNGQQVEFLSKRRHMYLLPSGCLNMSAINGRNLDYIAESIHLALTTSL